A part of Miscanthus floridulus cultivar M001 chromosome 6, ASM1932011v1, whole genome shotgun sequence genomic DNA contains:
- the LOC136457243 gene encoding leucine-rich repeat receptor protein kinase HPCA1-like, which produces MVAMQQLLLLFLLLVYVRPSFSQTNSQDVAALKALMNNWRNEPESWTGSTDPCTSWVGISCSNGRVTEMRLASMNLQGTLSNAIGQLSALKYLDLSNNQNLGGPLTPNIGNLKQLTTLILLGCKFTGNIPEEIGNLSQLTFLALNSNNFTGGIPPTLGLLSNLFWLDMSANQLSGQIPVSPGLNQLVNTRHFHFSENQLTGPMSESLFSDKMNLIHVIFNNNNFTGPIPASLGKVKSLQIIRLDHNQFSSPVPNSIAALSNLMELSLANNQLNGTMPDLTDVTQLDYVDLSNNNFASSPAPGWFSTLTSLNTIFMDNDDLNGTIPSAMFSLPNLQQVSLARNAFSGKLNLTGNISSQLQVVNLTSNQIIEANVTGYRNSLILTENPVCLDNISFCTLKQKQQAPYATNLGPCAAIPCPFDQSASPVTSQNCACTNPFQGLMIFQAPAFSDVISPTMFQRLESTLMQNLSLAPRSVAISNVQFSPGNPLIFTVKIFPASGTSFNRSEVIRIISPLGNQTYKAPTNFGPYSFIASTYFPAPSNKKSSMGKAAIIGIAIAGVVLILGLIVVAIYALRQKRIAKEAVERTTNPFASWGAGGTDNGDAPQLKGARYFSFEELKKCTNNFSETHEIGSGGYGKVYKGTLANGQIAAIKRAQQGSMQGAAEFKNEIELLSRVHHKNLVSLVGFCYEQGEQMLVYEYIPYGTLRENLMGKRGVNLDWKNRLRIAIGSAKGLAYLHELADPPIIHRDIKSTNILLDESLNAKVADFGLSKLVSDTQKGHVSTQVKGTLGYLDPEYYMTQQLSEKSDVYSFGVVLLELITASQPIEKGRYIVREIRTAIDQYDQEYYGLKGLIDPKIRDSAKLIGFRRFIQLAMECVEESAVDRPTMNDVVKELEIIIQNEGAQLLNSASLSVEQFGNEKSRDPYAEHLPMNDESSSSTFDYNSVYSYSAVQPK; this is translated from the exons ATGGTGGCGATGCAGCAGCTGCTACTTCTGTTCTTGCTCTTGGTATATGTCCGGCCAAGTTTCAGTCAGACGAACTCCCAAGATG TTGCTGCACTTAAGGCTTTGATGAATAATTGGCGAAATGAACCAGAAAGCTGGACAGGTTCAACCGATCCCTGCACCTCCTGGGTTGGAATTTCCTGTTCCAATGGTCGGGTGACAGAAAT GAGATTAGCAAGCATGAATCTGCAAGGTACATTAAGCAATGCCATAGGCCAACTATCTGCTTTGAAATATCT GGATCTGTCTAACAACCAAAACCTCGGGGGTCCACTTACTCCAAATATTGGAAATCTGAAGCAGCTCACCACTCT GATTTTGCTTGGATGCAAGTTCACAGGGAATATCCCGGAAGAAATAGGCAACTTATCACAGCTCACATTCCT GGCACTAAACTCAAATAACTTCACTGGTGGAATTCCACCAACACTTGGCCTCCTTTCAAATCTTTTCTGGTTGGACATGTCAGCAAATCAGTTGTCAGGACAAATACCAGTTTCTCCAGGGTTGAATCAACTTGTCAACACGAGGCATTT CCACTTCAGTGAGAACCAGTTGACAGGCCCGATGAGCGAAAGCCTTTTCAGTGACAAGATGAACCTTATACATGT GATATTTAATAATAACAACTTTACTGGACCAATCCCAGCATCTCTTGGAAAAGTCAAATCACTTCAAATAAT CCGACTAGATCATAACCAGTTCAGCAGTCCAGTTCCCAATAGTATTGCCGCCCTAAGTAACCTGATGGAACT GAGCTTAGCAAACAACCAACTGAACGGGACCATGCCGGATCTCACTGATGTAACCCAGCTAGATTATGT AGACCTAAGCAATAATAACTTTGCAAGCTCGCCAGCACCAGGATGGTTTTCAACGTTGACATCCCTAAATACCAT ATTTATGGATAATGATGATCTTAATGGGACAATCCCTAGTGCTATGTTCAGTCTCCCCAACCTGCAGCAAGT ATCACTAGCTAGGAACGCGTTCAGTGGGAAACTTAATCTGACAGGTAACATCAGCTCGCAGTTGCAGGTTGTTAATTTGACATCTAATCAAATCATCGAAGCGAATGTAACGGGCTACAGAAACAGCCTTAT ATTAACAGAGAATCCTGTATGTTTGGATAACATTAGTTTCTGCACACTCAAACAAAAGCAGCAAGCGCCATATGCCACTAACCTTGGCCCATGTGCTGCCATTCCATGCCCCTTTGATCAGTCAGCAAGTCCAGTCACTTCACAGAACTGTGCATGCACCAATCCCTTTCAGGGTTTGATGATTTTCCAAGCACCCGCCTTCTCTGATGTCATAAGCCCCACGATGTTCCAACGTCTGGAGTCAACGCTTATGCAGAACCTTAGCCTGGCACCAAGATCAGTTGccatttccaatgttcaattcagTCCAGGAAACCCTCTAATATTCACAGTGAAGATTTTTCCAGCCAGTGGAACGAGCTTCAATCGCTCAGAAGTCATAAGAATCATTTCTCCTCTGGGCAACCAAACTTATAAAGCCCCAACTAATTTTGGACCATACAGCTTCATAGCGAGCACATACTTTCCAG CTCCCAGCAATAAAAAGTCCTCAATGGGCAAGGCAGCAATAATTGGAATAGCAATCGCGGGTGTTGTCCTTATTCTTGGCCTTATTGTGGTAGCAATATATGCTCTACGACAGAAAAGAATAGCCAAGGAGGCAGTAGAGCGAACTACAAATCCTTTCG CATCATGGGGAGCTGGTGGGACAGACAACGGAGATGCACCACAACTGAAGGGTGCAAGATACTTTTCATTCGAGGAACTGAAAAAATGCACCAATAATTTCTCAGAAACACATGAGATAGGATCCGGAGGATATGGGAAG GTGTACAAAGGAACACTAGCAAACGGGCAAATAGCTGCAATAAAACGCGCGCAGCAAGGATCCATGCAAGGTGCAGCTGAATTCAAGAATGAGATAGAACTGCTGTCCAGGGTTCATCACAAGAACCTAGTGAGCCTAGTGGGTTTCTGCTACGAACAAGGGGAACAGATGTTGGTTTATGAATATATTCCTTATGGGACATTAAGGGAGAACTTGATGG GTAAAAGAGGAGTGAACTTAGATTGGAAGAACCGCCTCAGGATTGCCATTGGCtcagcaaaaggtctagcataccTCCATGAACTTGCTGATCCACCAATCATACACAGAGATATCAAATCAACCAATATCCTTTTGGATGAAAGTCTCAATGCTAAGGTTGCTGATTTTGGTCTTTCAAAACTTGTGTCTGACACACAAAAGGGCCATGTTTCTACCCAAGTAAAGGGAACATTG GGCTATTTGGATCCTGAATATTACATGACGCAACAGCTCTCTGAAAAGAGTGATGTCTACAGCTTTGGAGTTGTCCTGCTGGAACTAATAACTGCCAGCCAGCCCATAGAGAAAGGCAGGTATATTGTCCGTGAGATCAGGACAGCAATAGATCAATATGATCAAGAATACTATGGCTTGAAGGGCCTAATCGATCCAAAAATCCGGGATTCAGCTAAATTAATTGGCTTCAGGAGATTTATACAGTTGGCTATGGAATGTGTGGAAGAGTCTGCTGTTGACCGCCCAACAATGAATGATGTGGTTAAGGAACTTGAGATCATCATACAGAATGAAGGGGCACAATTGTTAAACTCAGCGTCTTTATCAGTTGAACAATTTGGAAACGAAAAGAGTCGAGATCCTTATGCAGAACATTTGCCTATGAATGATGAAAGCAGCAGCAGCACTTTTGACTACAACAGTGTGTATTCATACTCAGCTGTTCAACCAAAGTAG